One region of Streptomyces leeuwenhoekii genomic DNA includes:
- the tsaE gene encoding tRNA (adenosine(37)-N6)-threonylcarbamoyltransferase complex ATPase subunit type 1 TsaE, whose protein sequence is MEAPAAPQGPAEPLPTVEITVTSPDQMRELGRKLAKLLRAGDLVMLTGELGAGKTTLTRGLGEGLGVRGAVTSPTFVIARVHPSLGDGPPLVHVDAYRLSGGLDEMEDLDLDVSLPESVIVVEWGEGKVEELTDDRLQILIHRAVGDTTDEVRHVTLTGIGARWSAADLSVLAV, encoded by the coding sequence ATGGAAGCACCAGCAGCACCGCAGGGCCCGGCTGAGCCCCTGCCCACCGTCGAGATCACCGTCACCTCTCCCGACCAGATGCGGGAACTGGGCCGCAAGCTCGCCAAGCTGCTGCGCGCGGGCGACCTCGTGATGCTCACCGGGGAGCTGGGCGCGGGCAAGACCACGCTCACCCGCGGGCTGGGCGAGGGGCTCGGCGTGCGCGGCGCCGTCACCTCCCCGACCTTCGTGATCGCCCGCGTGCACCCCTCCCTCGGCGACGGGCCGCCGCTCGTCCACGTCGACGCCTACCGCCTGTCCGGCGGCCTCGACGAGATGGAGGACCTCGACCTGGACGTCTCGCTGCCCGAGTCCGTGATCGTGGTGGAGTGGGGCGAGGGCAAGGTCGAGGAGCTGACCGACGACCGGCTGCAGATCCTGATCCACCGCGCGGTGGGCGACACCACCGACGAGGTGCGGCACGTGACGCTGACGGGCATCGGGGCGCGCTGGTCCGCCGCCGACCTGAGCGTGCTCGCCGTCTGA
- a CDS encoding alpha/beta fold hydrolase yields MSESSAEAVADVAVAAVASATEAAAGGWRRATGIAGVAIGVVAAGAAAGVALERLTVGRGIRRKARLALDAAGPYGALRGTPGKAYAEDGTELYYEVDEVEPEGGPASRRRRLFGRKAPAAVTVVFCHGYCLSQDSWHFQRAALRGLVRTVHWDQRSHGRSGRGVAQVRDGAPVTIDELGGDLRAVLDAAVPEGPIVLVGHSMGGMTVMALADRFPELIRERVVAVALVGTSSGRLGEVNFGLPVAGVNAVRRVLPGVLKALGQRAELVEKGRRATADLFAGIIKRYSFASGDVDPAVARFAERMIESTPIDVVAEYYPAFDDHDKTEALAHFAGLPVLVLAGIQDMVTPSEHSEAIAGLLPDAELVLVPDAGHLVMLEHPEVVTDRLADLLARAGAVPAGATVEGYGSTSSTAGPG; encoded by the coding sequence GTGAGCGAGAGCAGCGCGGAGGCCGTCGCGGACGTCGCCGTGGCGGCCGTCGCCTCCGCCACGGAAGCGGCCGCCGGAGGCTGGCGCCGGGCCACCGGCATCGCCGGCGTCGCGATAGGCGTCGTCGCGGCGGGCGCGGCGGCCGGCGTCGCCCTGGAGCGGCTCACCGTCGGCCGGGGCATACGCCGCAAGGCCCGGCTCGCCCTGGACGCGGCCGGACCGTACGGCGCGCTGCGCGGCACGCCCGGCAAGGCGTACGCCGAGGACGGCACCGAGCTGTACTACGAGGTCGACGAGGTCGAGCCCGAGGGCGGCCCGGCGTCGCGCCGCCGCCGCCTCTTCGGCCGCAAGGCGCCCGCCGCCGTCACCGTCGTCTTCTGCCACGGCTACTGCCTCAGCCAGGACTCCTGGCACTTCCAGCGGGCGGCGCTGCGCGGCCTGGTGCGCACCGTGCACTGGGACCAGCGCAGCCACGGCCGCTCCGGGCGGGGCGTGGCGCAGGTCCGCGACGGCGCGCCGGTCACCATCGACGAGCTGGGCGGCGATCTGCGGGCCGTCCTGGACGCGGCCGTGCCCGAGGGGCCGATCGTGCTGGTGGGGCACTCCATGGGCGGCATGACGGTGATGGCGCTGGCCGACCGGTTCCCCGAGCTGATCCGCGAGCGGGTCGTCGCCGTGGCCCTGGTCGGCACCTCCTCCGGGCGGCTCGGCGAGGTCAACTTCGGGCTGCCGGTCGCCGGGGTCAACGCGGTGCGGCGGGTGCTGCCCGGGGTGCTGAAGGCGCTCGGGCAGCGGGCGGAGCTGGTGGAGAAGGGGCGCCGGGCGACCGCGGACCTGTTCGCCGGGATCATCAAGCGGTACTCGTTCGCGTCCGGGGACGTCGATCCGGCCGTCGCCCGGTTCGCCGAGCGGATGATCGAGTCCACGCCGATCGATGTGGTCGCCGAGTACTACCCGGCCTTCGACGACCACGACAAGACCGAGGCGCTCGCCCACTTCGCGGGGCTGCCGGTGCTCGTGCTGGCCGGGATCCAGGACATGGTCACGCCCAGCGAGCACAGCGAGGCGATCGCCGGCCTGCTGCCGGACGCCGAACTGGTGCTGGTGCCGGACGCCGGGCACCTGGTGATGCTGGAGCATCCGGAGGTGGTCACCGACCGCCTCGCCGACCTGCTCGCTCGCGCGGGTGCGGTGCCCGCAGGGGCTACGGTTGAGGGCTATGGAAGCACCAGCAGCACCGCAGGGCCCGGCTGA
- the alr gene encoding alanine racemase → MSETAAQRTAPLRARAEIDLAALRANVRALRERARGAAVMAVVKADAYGHGALPCARAAVAAGATWLGTATPQEALALRAADGIPADVRIMCWLWTPGGPWREGVEAGLDMSVSGMWALAEVTEAARLAGRPARVQLKADTGLGRGGCQPGEDWAELVGEALRAEREGLLRITGLWSHFACADEPGHPSIAAQLTRFREMVAYAEGQGVRPEVRHIANSPATLTLPEAHFDLVRPGIAMYGISPSPEIGTPADLGLRPVMTLTASVALVKQVPGGHGVSYGHRYTTPGRTTLGLIPLGYADGIPRHASSTGPVLVDGKWRTVAGRIAMDQFVVDLGGDEPQPGAEAVLFGPGDRGEPTAEDWAQAAGTIAYEIVTRIGPRVPRVHLNEAPADDRPVNERRAG, encoded by the coding sequence ATGAGTGAGACAGCAGCCCAGCGGACCGCGCCCCTGCGGGCCCGCGCCGAGATCGATCTGGCCGCCCTGCGGGCCAACGTGCGCGCCCTGCGCGAACGGGCGCGCGGCGCGGCCGTCATGGCCGTGGTGAAGGCGGACGCGTACGGCCACGGCGCGCTGCCGTGCGCCCGCGCGGCCGTCGCGGCGGGCGCGACCTGGCTGGGCACGGCGACGCCGCAGGAAGCGCTCGCGCTGCGGGCGGCGGACGGCATCCCCGCCGACGTCAGGATCATGTGCTGGCTGTGGACGCCGGGCGGGCCCTGGCGGGAGGGTGTCGAGGCCGGTCTCGACATGTCCGTCAGCGGCATGTGGGCCCTGGCGGAGGTCACCGAGGCCGCCCGGCTCGCGGGCCGCCCCGCGCGGGTGCAGCTCAAGGCCGACACCGGCCTGGGCCGGGGCGGCTGCCAGCCCGGCGAGGACTGGGCCGAACTCGTCGGGGAAGCCCTGCGGGCCGAGCGCGAGGGGCTGCTGCGGATCACCGGCCTGTGGTCCCACTTCGCCTGCGCCGACGAGCCCGGGCACCCCTCCATCGCCGCCCAGCTCACCCGCTTCCGGGAGATGGTGGCCTATGCCGAGGGGCAGGGCGTGCGCCCCGAGGTGCGGCACATCGCCAACTCGCCGGCCACGCTCACCCTGCCCGAGGCCCACTTCGACCTCGTACGGCCGGGCATCGCCATGTACGGCATCTCGCCCAGCCCCGAGATCGGCACCCCCGCCGACCTCGGACTGCGCCCGGTGATGACGCTGACCGCCTCGGTCGCCCTGGTCAAGCAGGTGCCCGGCGGCCACGGCGTCAGCTACGGCCACCGCTACACCACGCCCGGCCGCACCACCCTCGGCCTGATCCCCCTGGGGTACGCCGACGGCATCCCGCGGCACGCCTCCTCCACCGGGCCCGTGCTGGTCGACGGCAAGTGGCGTACGGTCGCCGGCCGGATCGCGATGGACCAGTTCGTCGTGGACCTCGGCGGCGACGAGCCCCAACCGGGTGCGGAGGCCGTCCTGTTCGGGCCCGGCGACCGCGGTGAACCCACCGCCGAGGACTGGGCCCAGGCCGCGGGCACCATCGCGTACGAGATCGTCACCCGGATCGGGCCGCGCGTCCCCCGCGTCCACCTGAACGAGGCGCCCGCCGACGACCGCCCGGTGAACGAGCGGCGAGCCGGGTAA
- a CDS encoding bifunctional ADP-dependent NAD(P)H-hydrate dehydratase/NAD(P)H-hydrate epimerase has product MRTAYSVETVRAAERELMARLPDGALMQRAAAGLAAACAELLGRVYGSRVVLLVGSGDNGGDALYAGARLARRGAGVTAVLLAPQRAHAAGLAALRRAGGSVADAAAAERLIERADLVVDGIVGIGGKGGLRPEAVPLAAAAERARAAVVAVDLPSGVDADTGEVRGAAVRADVTVTFGTHKPGLLVDPAREYAGSVRLVDIGLRPELPAEPVLEALQHADVAQLLPVPASESDKYRRGVVGVAAGSARYPGAAVLAVSGALRGGAGAVRYVGPAGDAVIARFPETLVSDRGPGRAGRVQAWVVGPGAGDDAATVAEVLAADVPVLVDADGLRLADRETVRARRAPTLMTPHAGEAAALLGVSREEVESARLASAGELAARYRATVLLKGSTTVVAGPERGRPVRVNATGTSWLATAGSGDVLSGLAGSLLAAGLSARDAGSVAAYLHGLAGRLAADGAPVGAHDVAQALPVAWRDVVRERG; this is encoded by the coding sequence ATGCGTACTGCGTACAGCGTGGAGACGGTCAGGGCGGCGGAGCGGGAGCTGATGGCGCGGCTTCCCGACGGGGCGTTGATGCAGCGGGCGGCGGCCGGGCTCGCCGCCGCCTGCGCGGAGTTGCTCGGGAGGGTGTACGGCAGCCGGGTGGTGCTGCTCGTCGGCAGCGGGGACAACGGGGGCGACGCCCTGTACGCCGGGGCGCGACTCGCCCGGCGGGGCGCGGGCGTGACGGCGGTGCTCCTCGCGCCGCAGCGGGCGCACGCCGCGGGGCTGGCCGCGCTGCGCCGGGCCGGCGGGTCCGTCGCGGACGCCGCCGCGGCGGAGCGGCTGATCGAGCGGGCCGACCTCGTCGTGGACGGCATCGTCGGCATCGGCGGGAAGGGCGGGCTGCGGCCGGAGGCCGTGCCGCTCGCCGCCGCGGCCGAGCGGGCCCGGGCCGCCGTCGTCGCCGTCGACCTGCCGAGCGGTGTCGACGCGGACACGGGGGAGGTGCGCGGGGCCGCCGTACGGGCCGATGTGACGGTGACCTTCGGGACGCACAAGCCGGGGCTGCTGGTCGATCCCGCGCGGGAGTACGCCGGGTCCGTCCGGCTGGTCGACATCGGGCTGCGGCCCGAACTGCCCGCCGAGCCCGTGCTGGAGGCGCTCCAGCACGCGGACGTGGCCCAGCTGCTGCCGGTGCCGGCGAGCGAGAGCGACAAGTACCGGCGCGGGGTCGTCGGCGTCGCCGCCGGGTCCGCGCGGTATCCGGGGGCCGCCGTGCTCGCCGTGTCCGGGGCGCTGCGGGGCGGGGCCGGGGCCGTGCGGTACGTCGGGCCCGCCGGGGACGCCGTGATCGCCCGCTTCCCCGAGACGCTCGTGTCCGACCGGGGGCCCGGGCGCGCCGGGCGGGTGCAGGCGTGGGTCGTCGGGCCGGGTGCCGGGGACGACGCCGCGACCGTCGCGGAGGTCCTGGCGGCGGACGTCCCCGTACTGGTCGACGCGGACGGGCTGCGGCTGGCCGACCGGGAGACCGTACGGGCGCGCCGGGCGCCGACCCTGATGACCCCGCACGCCGGGGAGGCCGCGGCGCTGCTCGGGGTGAGCCGGGAGGAGGTCGAGTCGGCGCGGCTGGCCTCGGCTGGGGAGCTGGCGGCCCGGTACCGGGCGACCGTCCTGCTGAAGGGATCCACGACGGTGGTGGCCGGCCCGGAGCGTGGGCGTCCGGTGCGGGTGAACGCCACGGGGACGTCCTGGCTGGCCACGGCCGGCAGCGGGGACGTGCTCTCCGGCCTGGCGGGGTCGCTGCTGGCCGCGGGGCTCTCGGCGCGGGACGCGGGAAGCGTGGCGGCGTACTTGCACGGGTTGGCCGGACGGCTGGCGGCCGACGGGGCGCCGGTGGGGGCGCACGACGTGGCGCAGGCGCTTCCCGTGGCGTGGCGCGATGTCGTGCGGGAGCGGGGGTGA
- a CDS encoding holo-ACP synthase, translated as MSIIGVGIDVAEIERFEASLQRTPNLARRLFLDSELLLPSGERRGIASLAARFAAKEALAKALGAPAGLHWTDAEIYVEDSGQPRLRVTGTVAARAAELGVRSWHLSLSHDAGVASAVVVAEG; from the coding sequence ATGAGCATCATCGGGGTCGGTATCGACGTGGCCGAGATCGAGCGGTTCGAGGCGTCGCTGCAGCGTACGCCCAACCTGGCCCGGCGGCTGTTCCTCGACAGCGAGTTGCTGCTGCCCAGCGGGGAGCGCCGGGGCATCGCCTCCCTGGCCGCCCGGTTCGCGGCGAAGGAGGCGCTGGCCAAGGCGCTCGGCGCACCCGCCGGGTTGCACTGGACGGACGCCGAGATCTACGTCGAGGACAGCGGGCAGCCCCGCCTGCGGGTGACCGGCACGGTCGCGGCCCGCGCGGCCGAACTGGGGGTGCGGTCGTGGCATCTGTCGCTCAGTCATGACGCGGGGGTGGCCTCCGCGGTGGTCGTCGCGGAGGGGTAG
- the glmS gene encoding glutamine--fructose-6-phosphate transaminase (isomerizing), which produces MCGIVGYVGSRSALDVVMAGLKRLEYRGYDSAGVAVLADGGLASAKRAGKLVNLEKELAERPLPTGTTGIGHTRWATHGGPTDANAHPHLDNAGRVAVVHNGIIENFAALRAELAERGHELTSETDTEVVAHLLAEEFSSCADLAEAMRLVCRRLEGAFTLVAVDADDPDVVVGARRNSPLVVGVGEGESFLASDVAAFIAHTREAIELGQDQVVELRRDGVTVTGFDGTPAEVRSYHVDWDASAAEKGGYASFMLKEIAEQPKAVADTLLGRIDASGSLTLDEVRISAAELREMDKVVIVACGTAFHAGLIAKYAIEHWTRIPCEVELASEFRYRDPILDQQTLVIAISQSGETMDTLMALRHAREQGSKVLAICNTNGSTIPRESDAVLYTHAGPEVAVASTKAFLTQLVACYLVALYLGQVRGTKWGDEIRAVIRDLARIGDAVEQVLGTMEPVRELARSLAAQDTVLFLGRHVGYPVALEGALKLKELAYMHAEGFAAGELKHGPIALIEEGLPVVVVVPSPRGRSVLHDKIVSNIQEIRARGARTIVIAEEDDEAVVPYADHLVRIPATPTLLQPLVATVPLQVFACELATARGNEVDQPRNLAKSVTVE; this is translated from the coding sequence ATGTGCGGAATCGTGGGATACGTGGGGTCGCGGTCGGCGCTCGATGTCGTGATGGCCGGGCTGAAGCGGCTGGAGTACCGGGGATACGACTCGGCGGGCGTCGCCGTGCTCGCGGACGGCGGGCTCGCCTCCGCCAAGCGCGCGGGCAAGCTCGTCAACCTGGAGAAGGAACTGGCCGAGCGGCCCCTTCCCACCGGCACGACCGGCATCGGCCACACCCGCTGGGCCACCCACGGCGGCCCCACCGACGCCAACGCCCACCCGCACCTGGACAACGCGGGCCGGGTCGCCGTCGTCCACAACGGCATCATCGAGAACTTCGCCGCGCTCCGGGCCGAGCTGGCCGAGCGCGGGCACGAACTGACCTCCGAGACCGACACCGAGGTCGTCGCCCATCTGCTCGCCGAGGAGTTCTCCTCCTGCGCCGACCTGGCCGAGGCGATGCGGCTGGTGTGCCGGCGGCTGGAGGGCGCGTTCACGCTGGTGGCCGTGGACGCCGACGACCCGGACGTGGTCGTGGGCGCGCGCCGCAACTCGCCGCTCGTGGTGGGCGTGGGGGAGGGCGAGTCCTTCCTGGCCTCCGATGTCGCCGCGTTCATCGCCCACACCCGCGAGGCGATCGAGCTGGGCCAGGACCAGGTGGTCGAACTGCGCCGGGACGGCGTGACCGTCACGGGCTTCGACGGCACCCCGGCCGAGGTGCGCAGCTACCACGTCGACTGGGACGCCTCCGCCGCCGAGAAGGGCGGCTACGCCTCCTTCATGCTCAAGGAGATCGCCGAGCAGCCCAAGGCGGTCGCCGACACGCTGCTGGGCCGCATCGACGCCTCCGGCTCGCTGACGCTGGACGAGGTGCGGATCTCCGCGGCCGAGCTGCGCGAGATGGACAAGGTCGTCATCGTCGCCTGCGGCACGGCCTTCCACGCCGGGCTGATCGCGAAGTACGCCATCGAGCACTGGACCCGGATCCCCTGCGAGGTCGAACTCGCCAGCGAGTTCCGCTACCGGGACCCGATCCTGGACCAGCAGACGCTGGTCATCGCCATCTCCCAGTCGGGCGAGACCATGGACACCCTGATGGCCCTGCGCCACGCCCGTGAGCAGGGCTCCAAGGTGCTGGCGATCTGCAACACCAACGGCTCGACCATCCCGCGCGAGTCGGACGCGGTGCTGTACACCCACGCGGGACCCGAGGTCGCGGTCGCCTCGACCAAGGCGTTCCTGACCCAGCTGGTGGCCTGCTATCTGGTGGCGCTCTACCTGGGCCAGGTGCGGGGCACCAAGTGGGGCGACGAGATCCGGGCCGTCATCCGGGACCTGGCGCGGATCGGCGACGCCGTGGAGCAGGTCCTGGGGACCATGGAGCCGGTACGGGAGCTCGCGCGTTCCCTCGCCGCCCAGGACACCGTGCTCTTCCTGGGGCGGCACGTGGGCTATCCGGTGGCGCTGGAAGGCGCGCTCAAGCTCAAGGAGCTCGCCTACATGCACGCCGAGGGCTTCGCCGCGGGCGAGCTGAAGCACGGGCCGATCGCGCTGATCGAGGAGGGCCTGCCGGTGGTGGTCGTGGTGCCCTCGCCGCGCGGCCGCTCGGTCCTCCACGACAAGATCGTGTCCAACATCCAGGAGATCCGGGCGCGCGGCGCGCGCACCATCGTCATCGCGGAGGAGGACGACGAGGCGGTCGTCCCCTACGCCGACCATCTGGTGCGCATCCCCGCCACGCCGACCCTGCTCCAGCCGCTGGTGGCGACCGTGCCGCTCCAGGTCTTCGCCTGCGAGCTGGCGACGGCGCGCGGGAACGAGGTGGACCAGCCCCGGAACCTGGCCAAGTCGGTGACGGTGGAGTGA
- the coaA gene encoding type I pantothenate kinase — MPRSAHRHRPEATPYVDLTRAEWSALRNKTPLPLTAEEVERLRGLGDVIDLDEVRDIYLPLSRLLNLYVGATDGLRGALNTFLGEQGSQSGTPFVIGVAGSVAVGKSTVARLLQALLSRWPEHPRVELVTTDGFLLPTKELQARGLMSRKGFPESYDRRALTRFVADIKAGKKEVTAPVYSHLIYDIVPGEKLVVRRPDILIVEGLNVLQPALPGKDGRTRVGLADYFDFSVYVDARPEDIERWYLSRFKKLRRTAFQDPSSYFRKYTQVSEEEALDYARTTWRTINKPNLIENVAPTRGRATLVLRKGPDHKVQRLSLRKL; from the coding sequence ATGCCCCGGAGCGCCCACCGGCACAGGCCGGAGGCGACTCCCTACGTCGATCTCACCCGCGCCGAGTGGAGCGCGCTGCGCAACAAGACGCCGCTGCCGCTGACCGCCGAGGAGGTCGAGAGACTGCGCGGCCTGGGCGACGTCATCGACCTGGACGAGGTGCGGGACATCTACCTCCCGCTGTCCCGGCTGCTCAACCTCTACGTCGGCGCCACGGACGGCCTGCGCGGCGCGCTCAACACCTTCCTCGGCGAGCAGGGTTCCCAGTCCGGCACCCCCTTCGTCATAGGGGTCGCGGGCTCCGTCGCCGTCGGCAAGTCCACCGTGGCCCGCCTCCTGCAGGCGCTGCTGTCCCGCTGGCCCGAGCACCCGCGCGTCGAACTGGTGACCACGGACGGCTTCCTGCTGCCCACCAAGGAGCTCCAGGCGCGCGGCCTGATGTCGCGCAAGGGGTTCCCCGAGTCCTACGACCGCCGGGCGCTGACCCGCTTCGTCGCCGACATCAAGGCCGGCAAGAAAGAGGTGACCGCCCCCGTCTACTCCCACCTCATCTACGACATCGTCCCCGGCGAGAAGCTCGTGGTGCGCCGCCCCGACATCCTCATCGTCGAGGGCCTCAACGTCCTCCAGCCCGCCCTGCCCGGCAAGGACGGCCGCACCCGGGTCGGTCTCGCCGACTACTTCGACTTCAGCGTGTACGTCGACGCCCGCCCCGAGGACATCGAGCGCTGGTATCTCAGCCGCTTCAAAAAGCTGCGCCGGACCGCCTTCCAGGACCCCTCCTCGTACTTCCGCAAGTACACCCAGGTGTCGGAGGAGGAGGCCCTGGACTACGCCCGCACCACCTGGCGGACCATCAACAAGCCCAATCTCATCGAGAACGTCGCCCCGACCCGCGGCCGGGCCACCCTGGTCCTGCGCAAGGGACCGGACCACAAGGTGCAACGGCTGAGCCTGCGCAAACTGTGA
- a CDS encoding DUF389 domain-containing protein codes for MLHLRLICPAGRTDDVVRVIERTVGTTHLVVLPGAARSPSGDVVLCDVAREAGDELIAELRALGLDRTGSIAVENIDLSLSHRAEKAEKEAPGEPADAVLWEHLTDATHEESTLSVTYVAFLTLATMIAACGVVLDNAILIVGAMAVGPEFGPLAGFCTALVRRAPRLALRSMLALVVGFAVAMAVTVAFSRFMDAVGLFTEAKLEGERPQTGFVYAPDWFSFVVAVLAGMAGTLSLTSAKSGALVGVAISVTTVPAAANAAVALSYGDTKQTVGSTEQLLLNLLGIVLAGTLTLLAQKVLWASQRPRMTKPD; via the coding sequence ATGCTGCATCTGCGCCTGATCTGCCCGGCCGGGCGGACCGACGACGTGGTCCGCGTGATCGAGCGGACGGTGGGCACCACGCATCTGGTCGTCCTCCCGGGCGCCGCCCGCAGCCCCTCGGGGGACGTCGTGCTGTGCGACGTGGCCCGCGAGGCGGGCGACGAACTCATCGCCGAGCTGCGGGCGCTGGGCCTGGACCGGACGGGCTCGATCGCCGTGGAGAACATCGACCTGTCGCTGTCGCATCGGGCCGAGAAGGCCGAGAAGGAGGCGCCGGGCGAGCCAGCGGACGCGGTGCTGTGGGAGCACCTCACGGACGCCACGCACGAGGAGTCGACGCTCTCCGTCACCTACGTCGCCTTCCTCACGCTCGCCACGATGATCGCGGCCTGTGGCGTGGTGCTGGACAACGCCATCCTGATCGTGGGCGCGATGGCGGTGGGCCCGGAGTTCGGGCCGCTGGCCGGCTTCTGCACGGCCCTGGTGCGGCGGGCACCGCGCCTGGCGCTGCGGTCGATGCTCGCCCTGGTGGTGGGATTCGCCGTGGCGATGGCGGTGACGGTCGCCTTCAGCCGGTTCATGGACGCCGTCGGCCTGTTCACCGAGGCGAAGCTGGAGGGCGAGCGGCCGCAGACCGGATTCGTCTACGCCCCCGACTGGTTCTCCTTCGTCGTGGCGGTCCTCGCCGGCATGGCGGGCACCCTCTCCCTGACCTCCGCGAAGTCCGGTGCCCTGGTCGGCGTCGCCATCTCCGTCACCACGGTCCCGGCCGCCGCCAACGCGGCCGTCGCCCTCTCCTACGGCGACACGAAGCAGACGGTGGGCTCCACCGAGCAGCTACTGCTGAACCTGCTCGGCATCGTCCTCGCCGGGACGCTGACGCTGCTCGCCCAGAAGGTCCTCTGGGCGAGCCAGCGCCCGCGCATGACCAAGCCGGACTAG
- the glmM gene encoding phosphoglucosamine mutase — protein sequence MGRLFGTDGVRGVANADLTAEMALGLSVAAAHVLAEAGTFEGHRPTAVVGRDPRASGEFLEAAVVAGLASAGVDVLRVGVLPTPAVAYLTGALGADLGVMLSASHNAMPDNGIKFFARGGHKLADELEDRIESVYEEHRTGAPWDRPTGAGVGRVRDYDEGFDQYVAHLVGVLPNRLDGLKIVLDEAHGAAHRVSPEAFARAGAEVITIGAEPDGLNINDGCGSTHLGLLKAAVVEHGADLGIAHDGDADRCLAVDHTGSEVDGDQILAVLALAMRERSALRADTVVATVMSNLGFKLAMEREGIRLVQTAVGDRYVLEEMKNKGFALGGEQSGHVIVLDHATTGDGTLTGLLLAARVAESGRTLKDLASVMERLPQVLINVPDVDKSRVGTSAELAAAVAEAERELGSTGRVLLRPSGTEPLVRVMVEAADIEQARTVAGRLADAVKSALG from the coding sequence GTGGGACGACTCTTCGGCACGGACGGCGTGCGCGGTGTCGCCAACGCGGACCTGACGGCCGAGATGGCGCTCGGCCTCTCCGTCGCCGCGGCGCACGTACTGGCCGAGGCGGGCACGTTCGAGGGACACCGGCCGACCGCGGTGGTCGGGCGGGACCCGCGCGCGTCCGGGGAGTTCCTGGAGGCGGCCGTGGTCGCGGGCCTGGCCAGCGCCGGCGTCGACGTGCTGCGGGTCGGTGTGCTGCCGACGCCCGCGGTGGCGTACCTGACCGGCGCGCTCGGCGCCGACCTCGGCGTGATGCTCTCCGCCAGCCACAACGCCATGCCGGACAACGGCATCAAGTTCTTCGCCCGCGGCGGCCACAAGCTCGCCGACGAGCTGGAGGACCGGATCGAGTCCGTGTACGAGGAGCACCGCACCGGCGCCCCCTGGGACCGCCCGACCGGGGCCGGCGTGGGCCGGGTGCGCGACTACGACGAGGGGTTCGACCAGTACGTCGCCCATCTCGTCGGCGTCCTCCCGAACCGGCTGGACGGGCTGAAGATCGTCCTGGACGAGGCGCACGGTGCCGCCCACCGGGTCTCGCCCGAGGCGTTCGCGCGGGCCGGCGCCGAGGTGATCACGATCGGTGCCGAGCCGGACGGCCTCAACATCAACGACGGCTGCGGCTCGACCCACCTGGGCCTGCTGAAGGCCGCCGTCGTGGAGCACGGAGCCGATCTGGGCATCGCGCACGACGGTGACGCCGACCGCTGCCTGGCCGTGGACCACACCGGCAGCGAGGTGGACGGCGACCAGATCCTCGCCGTGCTGGCGCTGGCGATGCGGGAGCGTTCCGCCTTGCGCGCCGACACCGTTGTCGCCACCGTCATGTCCAACCTGGGCTTCAAGCTGGCCATGGAGCGCGAGGGCATCCGGCTCGTGCAGACCGCGGTCGGCGACCGGTACGTGCTGGAGGAGATGAAGAACAAGGGCTTCGCCCTCGGCGGCGAGCAGTCCGGGCACGTCATCGTCCTCGACCACGCCACCACCGGCGACGGCACGCTGACCGGCCTGCTGCTGGCGGCGCGGGTCGCCGAGAGCGGCCGTACGCTCAAGGACCTCGCGTCCGTCATGGAGCGGCTGCCGCAGGTGCTCATCAACGTGCCGGACGTCGACAAGTCCCGGGTGGGCACCTCCGCCGAGCTGGCCGCCGCGGTGGCCGAGGCCGAGCGTGAACTGGGCTCGACCGGACGGGTGCTGCTGCGTCCCTCCGGCACCGAGCCGCTGGTGCGGGTGATGGTCGAGGCGGCCGACATCGAGCAGGCGCGGACGGTGGCCGGACGGCTGGCCGACGCGGTGAAGTCGGCGCTGGGCTGA
- the rpsI gene encoding 30S ribosomal protein S9, translating to MAETTAEQPLEELDIDSYTTESEVPVEGEYTSESLASRFGEPQPAAGLGRRKNAIARVRIVPGTGKWKINGRTLEDYFPNKVHQQEVNEPFKVLELEGRYDVIARIAGGGVSGQAGALRLGVARALNEADVDNNRGPLKKAGFLRRDDRAVERKKAGLKKARKAPQYSKR from the coding sequence GTGGCCGAGACCACTGCCGAGCAGCCGCTCGAAGAGCTTGACATCGACAGCTACACCACCGAGTCCGAGGTCCCCGTCGAGGGCGAGTACACCTCGGAGTCCCTGGCCTCCCGCTTCGGCGAGCCGCAGCCGGCCGCCGGCCTGGGCCGCCGCAAGAACGCCATCGCCCGTGTCCGGATCGTCCCGGGCACCGGCAAGTGGAAGATCAACGGGCGCACCCTCGAGGACTACTTCCCGAACAAGGTGCACCAGCAGGAAGTGAACGAGCCCTTCAAGGTGCTCGAGCTCGAGGGCCGTTACGACGTCATCGCCCGCATCGCGGGTGGCGGTGTCTCCGGTCAGGCCGGTGCGCTCCGTCTCGGTGTCGCCCGCGCCCTGAACGAGGCCGACGTCGACAACAACCGCGGTCCGCTGAAGAAGGCCGGCTTCCTGCGCCGCGACGACCGTGCGGTCGAGCGGAAGAAGGCCGGTCTGAAGAAGGCCCGCAAGGCTCCGCAGTACAGCAAGCGCTAA